Proteins from a single region of Lysinibacillus sp. JNUCC-52:
- a CDS encoding thiolase family protein: protein MKEVVIVEGNRTAIGKLGGSLINETADILGSTVIRELLNRTQLDPTLIDEVILGQAKQSADQSNVARLASLRAELPITVPGYTVHRQCGSGLQSINNAAQQIALGYSDIIIAGGTESMSTAPYYLRNARYGYGVGNAVLLDPNTESQPGSQPFEVYGISTMGETAENLAEKYSISREEQDAFAHRSQERTAKAMQEGYFDKQIVPYEVKKRKSIDIFDKDEHPFLTSKEKLSTLKPVFRKGGSVTAGNSSGRNDGAAALLIMSNEKALELGYKPKVKIIAQAAAGVDPSIMGIGPVPATLKALKQANLSIQDIDIIELNEAFAAQSIAVINELGLDIDRVNPNGGAIAMGHPIGATGAILMTKLIHELERTGKRYGLVTLCIAGGLGVSTIVENCQA from the coding sequence ATGAAAGAAGTAGTTATTGTAGAAGGAAATCGAACAGCTATAGGGAAGTTAGGCGGTTCATTGATTAATGAGACAGCGGATATTCTTGGTTCGACAGTTATTCGCGAACTTCTAAATCGTACACAGCTAGACCCGACACTAATTGATGAAGTGATTTTGGGACAAGCAAAACAAAGTGCGGATCAATCCAATGTGGCGCGTCTTGCATCTCTACGTGCCGAGCTACCAATTACCGTACCTGGTTATACAGTACATCGCCAATGTGGCTCTGGCCTACAATCCATTAATAATGCGGCACAGCAAATTGCTCTTGGCTATAGCGATATTATTATCGCAGGAGGAACAGAATCCATGAGTACAGCGCCATATTACTTACGCAATGCTCGCTATGGATATGGCGTTGGCAATGCTGTCCTGTTAGATCCGAATACAGAAAGCCAACCAGGCTCACAACCGTTTGAAGTTTACGGCATTTCAACGATGGGTGAAACAGCAGAAAATTTAGCCGAAAAATATTCAATTTCTCGTGAAGAGCAAGATGCATTTGCACATCGTAGTCAAGAACGCACAGCAAAAGCTATGCAAGAAGGTTATTTTGACAAACAAATCGTACCTTACGAAGTGAAAAAGCGAAAATCAATAGATATTTTTGATAAAGATGAGCATCCATTTTTAACGAGTAAAGAGAAGTTAAGTACGTTAAAACCTGTATTTCGTAAAGGTGGATCAGTAACAGCGGGCAATAGTAGTGGGCGTAATGACGGTGCAGCTGCATTGCTAATCATGTCGAATGAAAAGGCGCTAGAACTAGGCTATAAGCCAAAGGTAAAAATCATTGCACAAGCAGCCGCGGGGGTTGATCCATCGATAATGGGGATTGGTCCAGTTCCAGCGACATTAAAAGCCTTGAAGCAAGCAAATTTATCGATTCAAGATATAGATATTATTGAGTTAAATGAAGCTTTTGCTGCGCAATCTATCGCAGTGATTAATGAGCTCGGGTTAGATATAGATCGAGTAAATCCGAATGGTGGTGCGATCGCCATGGGGCATCCTATTGGGGCAACTGGTGCCATTTTAATGACAAAACTTATTCATGAGCTTGAACGAACAGGCAAGCGTTATGGCTTAGTAACATTATGTATCGCAGGGGGACTTGGTGTTTCAACTATCGTTGAAAACTGCCAAGCATAG
- a CDS encoding 3-oxoacid CoA-transferase subunit B — protein sequence MANPIQELIAKRAAKEVANGQIINLGIGIPTLVAKYVENDNVHFHTENGMLGVVGVDEEDIDPNVVNAGKMPVGEAIGSSFFNSAESFGMIRGGHVDVAILGVLQVDEQARIANWAVPGKNIIGVGGAMDLLIGAQKVIVTMTHTSKDGKSKIIKNCTYPITSTRSVDTIITELAVFNYVDGQLHLVELMPGITLQQVEASTEASFVNALK from the coding sequence ATGGCTAATCCAATTCAGGAGCTAATAGCAAAAAGAGCTGCAAAAGAAGTTGCAAATGGACAAATTATTAATCTAGGAATTGGTATCCCTACACTTGTTGCAAAGTATGTAGAAAATGACAATGTCCACTTTCATACAGAAAACGGCATGCTCGGAGTAGTAGGTGTAGATGAGGAGGATATTGATCCGAATGTAGTGAATGCTGGAAAAATGCCTGTTGGAGAAGCAATTGGTTCATCCTTTTTTAATAGTGCAGAATCATTCGGCATGATTCGAGGGGGGCATGTAGATGTCGCCATTTTAGGTGTATTACAAGTGGATGAACAAGCACGTATCGCCAATTGGGCAGTTCCAGGGAAAAATATTATTGGTGTTGGTGGTGCAATGGATTTATTAATCGGTGCACAGAAGGTCATTGTTACAATGACGCATACATCAAAAGATGGTAAAAGTAAGATTATAAAAAATTGTACTTATCCGATTACCTCAACACGTAGCGTGGATACGATTATTACTGAATTGGCTGTTTTTAACTATGTGGATGGACAGTTACATTTGGTTGAATTAATGCCTGGCATTACATTACAGCAAGTAGAGGCTAGCACTGAAGCAAGCTTTGTCAATGCATTGAAATAG
- a CDS encoding CoA transferase subunit A has translation MKIYESVEQALSCVESGQTIMVGGFGLVGGPLTLIDALVELEINDLTIISNNLGEKGKGLGKLLEQKKVKKAIGSYFTGNRDVGEAFQRGELEIELLPQGTLAESIRAGGAGIGGYYTKTSVGTDLAKGKETKLINGEEYVFEQALKADVAIIRAHKADRLGNLVYYKTARNFNPIMATAAKTVVVEVDEIVEAGELSSDEIITPHLFIDRVIVAQKILTKEGVVDHG, from the coding sequence ATGAAAATTTATGAATCCGTAGAACAGGCTTTATCTTGTGTTGAAAGTGGTCAAACGATAATGGTAGGTGGCTTTGGCTTAGTAGGTGGGCCACTTACTTTAATAGATGCTCTAGTAGAGTTAGAGATTAATGATCTAACCATTATTAGCAATAACTTAGGAGAAAAAGGGAAGGGTCTTGGGAAATTGCTAGAGCAAAAGAAAGTAAAGAAAGCAATTGGCTCATACTTTACTGGCAATCGAGATGTTGGCGAAGCATTTCAACGAGGCGAACTCGAAATTGAATTATTACCCCAAGGTACATTAGCTGAATCGATTCGTGCTGGTGGTGCAGGAATTGGTGGTTATTATACGAAAACATCTGTTGGAACAGATTTGGCGAAAGGGAAAGAAACAAAACTAATCAATGGTGAAGAATATGTTTTTGAGCAAGCATTAAAGGCGGATGTCGCAATTATTCGTGCACATAAGGCAGATAGACTTGGGAATTTAGTGTATTACAAAACTGCACGGAATTTTAATCCGATTATGGCAACTGCAGCGAAGACTGTCGTTGTTGAGGTAGATGAAATTGTAGAAGCAGGCGAACTAAGCAGTGATGAGATCATTACGCCACATTTATTCATTGATCGAGTGATTGTAGCACAGAAGATTTTAACGAAGGAAGGCGTTGTGGATCATGGCTAA
- a CDS encoding carboxymuconolactone decarboxylase family protein, whose amino-acid sequence MNTGLEYFKKVYDVVPEWVQKMHDYNPAMLDHYTALRGAAMAPGVLSVKDKDILLVGMNAARHYARSMVYHTKGAMDGGATLEELIEYLLIAFNYGGERALQIGLQSFDYALELTNTTADKISYDASAIEIVRYYSTFASTNQSKAYFEKLVSFFVEKDENALKVALLDSNVVSTQMKHILMTGIYTTVLKNEETDYWAKQSREVGVEEAELAELGYICLLTAGIPSWFEISDALIQK is encoded by the coding sequence ATGAATACAGGATTAGAGTATTTTAAAAAAGTTTATGATGTTGTACCTGAATGGGTGCAAAAAATGCATGATTATAATCCAGCAATGCTAGACCATTATACAGCACTACGCGGCGCAGCTATGGCACCAGGTGTCCTATCCGTCAAAGACAAAGACATTTTATTAGTTGGCATGAATGCTGCAAGACATTATGCACGTAGCATGGTGTACCATACAAAAGGCGCCATGGATGGTGGGGCTACACTTGAGGAATTGATAGAGTACTTGCTTATAGCATTTAACTATGGCGGAGAAAGAGCCTTACAAATTGGCTTGCAGTCCTTTGACTATGCTTTAGAACTAACAAATACGACTGCTGATAAAATTTCATATGATGCTTCAGCAATTGAGATTGTGCGCTATTACAGTACGTTTGCTTCAACAAATCAAAGTAAGGCCTATTTTGAGAAATTAGTAAGCTTTTTTGTTGAAAAAGATGAAAACGCTTTAAAAGTGGCGTTGCTTGATAGCAATGTTGTTTCGACGCAAATGAAGCATATTTTGATGACAGGCATTTACACAACAGTATTGAAAAATGAGGAAACAGATTATTGGGCTAAACAATCACGTGAAGTAGGTGTGGAAGAAGCAGAATTGGCAGAGTTAGGCTATATTTGCCTACTAACAGCTGGCATTCCTTCATGGTTTGAAATCAGTGATGCGCTTATCCAAAAGTAA
- a CDS encoding alpha/beta fold hydrolase has product MEYQTIEVNGSALHFADYPGEKGTIIAVHGLTGNHMQMHYYAELLKGDYRFISVDLKGRGNSAPAPANTSIELHTQDILALLDALNIESPILMGYSMGAFIMANVASKRKDVKGVILLDGAATCTDHQRQIVEPSLGRISKPYESADAYIEEIKAIYGRLGVEWTDHLASVGRYEIAAQDGHWGNKSDEEKIRLDFQSFYDYKPAEVFEKVDCPILLIHSTGGIGAMPALFLAESYTETLKYAKNIWKFTSNSNHYTLVFEERKDVNRVIARFLERF; this is encoded by the coding sequence ATGGAATACCAAACAATAGAAGTGAATGGTAGTGCGTTACATTTTGCAGATTATCCAGGCGAGAAAGGGACTATTATTGCCGTCCATGGTTTAACTGGTAACCATATGCAAATGCATTACTATGCTGAGCTTTTAAAAGGTGACTATCGTTTTATTTCGGTTGACTTAAAAGGGCGTGGTAATAGTGCACCAGCACCAGCAAATACAAGTATTGAGTTACATACACAAGATATTTTAGCTTTGCTTGATGCATTAAACATTGAGAGCCCGATATTAATGGGTTACTCAATGGGAGCATTTATTATGGCGAATGTTGCTAGTAAGCGTAAAGATGTAAAAGGGGTCATTTTACTTGATGGAGCAGCAACTTGTACAGATCATCAACGCCAAATTGTTGAGCCTTCACTAGGTCGAATTAGCAAGCCGTATGAATCAGCAGATGCGTATATCGAGGAAATAAAGGCAATTTATGGTCGACTAGGTGTTGAATGGACGGATCATTTAGCTAGTGTCGGTCGTTATGAAATTGCAGCCCAAGATGGACATTGGGGAAATAAGTCTGATGAAGAGAAAATTCGTTTAGATTTTCAAAGTTTTTATGACTACAAGCCTGCAGAGGTTTTTGAAAAAGTGGACTGCCCAATCCTTTTAATTCATTCAACTGGCGGTATTGGAGCAATGCCCGCATTATTTTTAGCAGAATCTTATACTGAAACACTTAAATATGCTAAAAACATTTGGAAATTCACTTCAAATAGCAATCATTACACTTTGGTTTTTGAAGAGAGAAAAGATGTTAACCGAGTAATAGCGCGCTTTTTAGAGCGTTTTTGA
- a CDS encoding dienelactone hydrolase family protein, whose product MNRKNRKIFIIHEIYGVNDFIREQACSFMDKHTEVVCIHLYSDKRSFTYNQEKEAYHYFTNEIGFDAPLEMLITQLNTAIQQYEKVIVIGYSVGATLAWRLAELPLYRVVCIYGSRIRQYVDLQPNCPTLIIFPSFEKSFNVEELSHTLKRHPFVQTIQFPGKHGFMDRYNASFDQESAMLAQAFIKKFL is encoded by the coding sequence TTGAATAGAAAAAATAGAAAAATATTTATTATACATGAAATTTATGGGGTTAATGATTTTATTCGAGAACAGGCATGTTCCTTTATGGATAAGCATACCGAGGTAGTTTGTATTCATCTTTATTCAGATAAAAGAAGCTTTACTTATAATCAGGAAAAAGAGGCTTACCACTATTTCACTAATGAAATTGGCTTCGATGCGCCTTTAGAAATGCTCATTACACAACTAAACACTGCCATACAACAATATGAAAAAGTAATTGTAATTGGTTATAGTGTAGGCGCAACACTTGCTTGGCGTCTTGCCGAACTGCCGTTATATCGTGTTGTTTGTATATACGGCTCCCGCATTCGCCAATATGTTGACTTGCAACCGAATTGCCCGACACTAATTATTTTTCCTAGTTTTGAAAAAAGTTTTAATGTCGAAGAATTGAGTCATACACTAAAGCGTCATCCCTTTGTACAAACGATACAATTTCCAGGGAAACATGGCTTTATGGATCGTTATAACGCTTCATTTGATCAAGAAAGTGCTATGTTAGCGCAGGCATTTATTAAAAAATTTTTATAA
- a CDS encoding LytTR family transcriptional regulator DNA-binding domain-containing protein, whose product MNQQQLLEIDPYTESGNVIFPSFQLPLHIGTIVGIHTDVTKINTLMHWFTKQEKTYTHIREGALYERLTVDEYIHFSIKLFSPHLHNKEAILKLFALTDQRNTKILKLQYGEKQRLKLLYTYLNSAPTQIIEEPLQNLDEFSKQNVLKLLMALQKQEKSVVLLSNNLEDLIISCGKIYRLDAFGLHALDVKEEEMETASTPIENAPIRLDKIPTKKNDKIILFNPPEIDYIESVEGIVSVYVATEAYPCTLSLNELEQKLTPFGFFRSHRSYIVNLQKVREIITWTRNSYSLALNSNEKTIVPLSKNKLADLKEILGI is encoded by the coding sequence TTGAATCAACAGCAGCTTTTAGAAATCGATCCATACACGGAATCAGGAAATGTCATCTTTCCAAGCTTTCAACTTCCTTTGCATATAGGAACGATTGTAGGTATCCACACAGATGTAACGAAAATCAATACTTTAATGCATTGGTTTACAAAGCAAGAAAAGACATATACGCATATTCGTGAAGGTGCATTATACGAACGACTAACAGTGGATGAATATATCCATTTTTCTATAAAACTTTTTTCACCCCATCTACATAATAAAGAGGCCATTTTAAAACTATTTGCTTTAACTGATCAAAGGAATACTAAAATTCTTAAACTTCAATATGGGGAAAAGCAACGTTTAAAATTGTTATATACATATCTAAATTCAGCTCCTACTCAAATAATCGAAGAACCCCTTCAAAACTTAGATGAATTTTCGAAACAAAATGTGCTCAAGCTTTTAATGGCACTTCAAAAACAAGAAAAATCCGTAGTTTTACTTTCAAACAATTTGGAGGACCTAATTATTTCGTGCGGGAAAATATACAGATTGGATGCATTCGGTTTACATGCACTCGATGTTAAAGAGGAGGAAATGGAAACAGCTTCTACTCCTATTGAAAATGCACCTATAAGGCTTGATAAAATTCCAACGAAGAAAAATGACAAAATCATTTTATTTAATCCTCCAGAAATAGATTACATTGAAAGTGTGGAAGGTATTGTAAGTGTTTATGTTGCAACTGAAGCTTATCCATGCACATTATCCCTGAATGAATTAGAACAGAAATTGACACCATTCGGCTTTTTTAGAAGCCATCGTTCTTATATTGTTAACCTGCAAAAAGTACGTGAGATTATTACGTGGACGCGTAATAGCTACAGTCTTGCTTTAAATAGCAACGAAAAAACAATTGTACCTTTGTCGAAAAATAAACTAGCAGATTTAAAAGAAATACTCGGAATATAG
- a CDS encoding ABC transporter ATP-binding protein translates to METVIIDVQHLKKVFNREAALQDVSFTIKKGEIFGFLGPSGSGKTTTIKILTAQTEKTAGEVSLFNRPASEMKSSQNRQRFGILTDNSGLYTRLSIEENLLLYSNLYQLPHTAVKEALDFVNLYAERKKKVSQLSKGMIQRVTLARAIMHKPELLFLDEPTSALDPVNTQHIYNGLRKLNALGTTIFLTTHDMSEAEILCDRVAFLHQGKIRAIGSPKQLKSEFGDETLTVELKNGQSETIQNGDQDAKQLYDWMQSNAVARIYTNEPTLGDIFMQITGSDLI, encoded by the coding sequence ATGGAGACAGTAATTATTGATGTGCAACATTTAAAAAAGGTCTTTAATCGTGAGGCTGCATTGCAGGATGTTTCCTTTACAATTAAAAAAGGAGAAATATTTGGTTTTCTTGGTCCAAGCGGCTCTGGTAAAACAACCACTATTAAAATATTAACCGCGCAAACCGAAAAAACGGCTGGAGAGGTTTCATTATTTAATCGACCAGCTAGTGAAATGAAATCTAGCCAAAATCGTCAGCGCTTCGGCATCTTAACGGATAATAGTGGGCTGTATACACGGCTTTCAATTGAAGAAAATTTATTACTATATAGTAATTTGTATCAATTACCTCATACAGCAGTAAAAGAGGCGTTAGATTTTGTTAACCTTTATGCAGAGCGCAAAAAGAAAGTGAGTCAGCTCTCTAAAGGTATGATTCAACGTGTGACGCTAGCTCGTGCCATTATGCATAAACCTGAATTGTTATTTTTGGATGAGCCAACATCAGCACTTGACCCAGTGAATACTCAGCATATTTATAACGGCTTAAGAAAATTAAATGCGCTCGGAACAACTATCTTTTTAACAACACACGATATGAGCGAGGCAGAAATACTTTGTGATCGTGTTGCCTTTTTACACCAAGGAAAAATTCGAGCAATCGGTTCACCGAAGCAATTAAAAAGTGAATTTGGAGATGAAACGCTTACTGTAGAATTGAAAAATGGCCAATCTGAAACGATTCAAAATGGCGATCAAGATGCAAAACAATTATATGATTGGATGCAATCAAATGCAGTGGCACGTATCTATACAAACGAACCAACTTTAGGCGATATTTTTATGCAAATAACAGGGAGTGATTTAATATGA
- a CDS encoding ABC transporter permease, whose translation MNISITRIQAIFMKDYKEFSRNYAVSVMIFLPLILAFAYNKIGTDSIDAYFLPINLVFAVVTAYVQCCLIAEEKEKNTLRSLMLSPASLGDILIGKSLFVSIVTIVVVALSIFLVGYEPANLFILAIALLLSIVFYIALGTLCGLFAKTIMEASIIVLPVMFIFSFGPFALTLASVYPVLEIAKWLPSAQLVLLAEALEGNYSSMDYIIPIIIIIAWSAVAWIVTGFVYKKRMVD comes from the coding sequence ATGAATATATCAATAACTCGTATTCAAGCTATTTTTATGAAGGACTACAAGGAATTCTCAAGAAATTATGCAGTGTCTGTTATGATTTTTTTACCCTTAATTTTAGCGTTTGCTTATAATAAAATCGGAACGGATAGTATTGACGCTTATTTTTTACCAATAAATTTAGTGTTTGCTGTTGTGACAGCCTATGTACAATGTTGCTTAATTGCAGAAGAAAAGGAGAAAAATACTCTTCGAAGTTTAATGCTTTCTCCTGCTTCACTTGGAGATATTTTAATAGGTAAAAGCTTGTTTGTCTCTATTGTTACGATTGTAGTAGTAGCTTTGTCGATTTTCCTTGTTGGCTACGAGCCAGCTAACCTGTTTATATTAGCTATTGCTCTATTACTTTCTATCGTTTTTTATATCGCCTTAGGAACATTATGTGGGTTATTTGCAAAAACAATTATGGAAGCATCGATTATCGTATTACCTGTTATGTTTATTTTCTCATTTGGACCGTTTGCCTTAACTTTAGCTTCTGTTTATCCTGTTTTAGAAATTGCAAAATGGCTTCCAAGTGCTCAATTAGTACTTCTAGCAGAAGCTTTGGAAGGTAACTACTCTTCGATGGACTATATCATCCCTATCATTATTATTATTGCTTGGTCAGCAGTAGCTTGGATTGTTACTGGATTTGTTTATAAAAAAAGAATGGTAGATTAA
- the ldmS gene encoding L-aspartate--L-methionine ligase LdmS, with protein MLKPKLTLRQIYGDNAVYTPRTPYSDNPWMMDDCHKLDALTAREVAIADIPVLVHRATQTAKAKKLHELAGLSWVEQPYTYETQEEYLAQLDAWCEEGKTIVCQYLHDAEHMNRNCYWMDAAKFNELNTKAYIDHLIDSKYVPSRLNIELYRLSDAMKNWKPPVVLKPGDDSPTSGGYGVIICQNQDELTEGLRQFRMNGTESIIIEELLQAKDNYSCQYVYSEELGIQYLGASQQMTDENGIYEGNVIVEKVPDKVIEVGRHIMEQGVAEGFVGVAGFDLIVTEAGDVQAIDLNFRQNGSTSMLMFHEALGKPVNKFASYASKGGEHNEQFFQKIEQLIEQNVLFPLAFYDGDYFESEVPSRFVGIWYADTVEEIEKLEQQLL; from the coding sequence ATGTTAAAGCCTAAATTAACATTACGACAAATTTACGGTGATAATGCTGTGTATACACCTCGTACACCATATAGCGATAATCCGTGGATGATGGATGATTGTCATAAATTAGATGCATTAACAGCAAGGGAAGTCGCCATCGCGGATATCCCTGTATTAGTGCATCGTGCAACACAAACAGCGAAGGCTAAAAAACTACATGAATTAGCGGGTTTAAGTTGGGTAGAGCAGCCATATACGTATGAAACACAAGAAGAATATTTAGCGCAATTAGATGCATGGTGTGAAGAAGGAAAGACGATTGTTTGCCAGTATTTACATGATGCAGAGCATATGAACCGTAATTGCTATTGGATGGATGCTGCCAAATTTAATGAGCTAAATACAAAAGCTTATATTGACCATTTAATTGATAGTAAATACGTACCAAGCCGTTTGAATATCGAACTATATAGATTATCGGATGCAATGAAAAATTGGAAGCCACCTGTTGTGCTCAAGCCAGGAGATGATTCACCTACTTCTGGTGGATACGGCGTCATCATTTGCCAAAATCAAGATGAGTTAACAGAGGGTTTACGCCAATTTCGTATGAATGGTACGGAAAGCATTATTATCGAAGAATTGTTACAGGCAAAAGATAATTATAGTTGTCAGTACGTGTATTCTGAAGAGCTCGGTATACAGTATTTAGGTGCTTCTCAACAAATGACAGATGAAAATGGAATTTATGAGGGGAATGTCATTGTAGAAAAAGTACCAGATAAAGTGATTGAAGTAGGACGCCATATAATGGAGCAAGGTGTAGCAGAAGGTTTCGTTGGTGTAGCTGGGTTTGACTTAATCGTCACAGAGGCAGGAGATGTGCAGGCGATTGATTTGAACTTCCGCCAAAACGGCTCTACTTCTATGTTAATGTTTCATGAAGCATTAGGTAAACCAGTTAATAAATTTGCCTCTTATGCATCAAAAGGTGGGGAACATAATGAACAATTTTTTCAAAAGATTGAGCAACTGATAGAGCAAAATGTTCTATTCCCATTAGCTTTTTATGATGGGGATTATTTTGAAAGCGAAGTTCCATCGAGATTTGTTGGTATTTGGTATGCAGACACAGTAGAAGAAATCGAAAAACTTGAACAACAATTGCTTTAA
- a CDS encoding GNAT family N-acetyltransferase, with product MKFNVLENEVVLLKPLAKEDIQGLLVAGSYPEIWPYLPTAIENEMDVHNFVENALSNKDRQIEFPFVIVDKHSGQIIGSTRYMDIDHKHKRLEIGTTWLTPAFWRTAVNTNCKYLLLSYCFDVLGLHRVQIKTDHENIRSQRAIERIGATKEGILRNHMIRKDGSIRHTVMYSMTLEEWPEVKARIEQFLALT from the coding sequence TTGAAATTTAACGTTTTAGAAAATGAAGTCGTCTTATTAAAACCTCTAGCAAAAGAAGATATCCAAGGGTTACTTGTAGCAGGAAGTTATCCAGAGATTTGGCCATATTTGCCCACAGCGATAGAAAATGAAATGGATGTGCATAACTTTGTGGAAAACGCATTATCTAACAAAGATAGACAGATAGAGTTTCCATTTGTCATTGTGGATAAGCATTCAGGACAAATTATAGGATCAACTCGCTATATGGACATAGATCATAAGCACAAACGTCTGGAAATAGGCACTACATGGCTTACTCCAGCATTTTGGCGAACTGCTGTAAATACTAATTGCAAATATTTATTACTTAGCTATTGTTTTGATGTGCTAGGCTTACACCGTGTTCAAATTAAAACTGACCATGAAAATATACGCTCTCAAAGGGCAATTGAGCGGATAGGGGCTACAAAAGAAGGTATTCTACGCAATCATATGATCCGTAAAGATGGTTCAATTCGGCATACGGTAATGTATAGTATGACATTAGAAGAATGGCCCGAAGTAAAAGCGCGAATAGAGCAATTTTTAGCATTAACCTAA
- the pdxR gene encoding MocR-like pyridoxine biosynthesis transcription factor PdxR, with amino-acid sequence MELSISFTGLIPKYVQIYESIKQAIVLHKLLAHEQLPSKRMLATTLNVSVHTIKEAYEQLLAEGYIYSKERSGYYIAPLEFEWLQQAQTTNTVSLQTHDKVKFDFSNGHVDKAAFPLQTFHKLMKKHFTIDVLSISPWQGETALRQEIAHYVGRSRGVICEPSQVFIYSGTQSQLQALCHFFGPQTQVGIEEPGFKRVRATLQQCGLPIHPIPVDNSGTTVPNKAIHMLYTTPAHQFPLGMVMSIERRASLLQWATSNNTFIIEDDYDSEFRYKGLPIPSLANMDQLQRVIYFGTFSKTLLPSLRISYMILPKSLLAGFTRFHQEQKSVVSKVDQLVLADFLGQGLFDKHLAKMRTIYRKKQQTLLAAIRSQFSEEFEIIGENAGLHIIVKLPTRLSEHIAIQLAHAVGINVYPCSTSYQHPTENGMIIIGYGGLTLEQIEEGITLLASVWQ; translated from the coding sequence ATGGAACTTTCGATTTCATTCACAGGACTTATCCCGAAATATGTACAGATTTATGAAAGCATTAAACAAGCTATTGTTTTACATAAACTTTTAGCACATGAACAATTACCTTCAAAACGTATGCTTGCAACAACATTAAATGTTAGTGTTCATACTATTAAAGAAGCCTATGAGCAATTGCTGGCAGAAGGTTATATTTACAGTAAAGAGCGCTCAGGTTACTATATAGCACCGTTGGAGTTTGAATGGCTTCAACAAGCTCAAACAACAAATACAGTTTCCTTGCAAACGCATGACAAAGTGAAATTTGATTTTAGTAATGGGCATGTGGATAAAGCGGCTTTCCCACTACAAACATTTCATAAGCTAATGAAAAAACACTTTACGATAGATGTTTTATCCATAAGTCCGTGGCAAGGAGAGACTGCATTAAGACAAGAGATTGCCCACTATGTTGGACGCTCACGAGGCGTTATTTGTGAACCATCGCAAGTATTTATCTACAGCGGAACACAAAGCCAACTGCAAGCGCTATGCCATTTCTTTGGACCACAAACCCAAGTCGGTATAGAAGAACCAGGCTTTAAACGAGTGCGGGCAACTTTACAGCAATGTGGTTTACCAATTCACCCGATTCCTGTGGATAACTCAGGAACTACTGTGCCAAATAAAGCTATTCACATGTTATACACAACACCCGCACATCAATTTCCACTTGGTATGGTAATGTCCATCGAACGCCGTGCATCACTGTTACAATGGGCAACCTCCAATAATACATTTATTATCGAGGATGATTATGATTCGGAATTTCGTTATAAGGGGCTTCCAATCCCTTCTCTCGCGAACATGGATCAGTTACAGCGAGTCATATATTTTGGTACATTTTCAAAAACACTGCTACCTTCTCTACGTATTAGCTATATGATTTTGCCCAAATCACTACTGGCTGGATTTACCCGCTTCCATCAGGAACAAAAGTCAGTCGTTTCAAAGGTAGATCAGCTCGTGCTTGCTGATTTTCTTGGGCAAGGGCTATTCGATAAACATTTAGCAAAAATGCGCACTATCTATCGTAAAAAGCAACAGACTTTACTTGCAGCGATTCGTAGTCAATTCTCTGAGGAATTTGAAATTATCGGCGAAAATGCTGGTCTACATATTATTGTAAAATTACCTACAAGATTGTCCGAGCATATTGCTATCCAGCTTGCTCATGCGGTAGGTATCAATGTCTATCCTTGTTCTACTTCATATCAACACCCAACTGAAAATGGCATGATTATTATTGGATATGGTGGATTAACACTTGAACAAATTGAAGAGGGCATTACATTACTTGCTTCTGTATGGCAATAG